The Tissierellales bacterium nucleotide sequence CCATAGTGCGCACCGCGAAGTGGCCACTTGCAACGATTGTCACGTTCCGCACGACAATGTGCTTAACACCTATTATTTTAAGGCGAAAGATGGCTTGCGACATGCCTCGGTATTTACCATGCGGGCAGAACCTCAGGTTATTTTCATTAAGGAAGAGGGACAACAAGTGGTGCAGCAAAACTGTGTAAGATGCCATGAGCAGTTGATCACCGATGATAAACTTCTGGCGCATAAACCAGATGTTCATCAGAACATCGGAGATCGATTCTGCTGGGAATGTCATCGGGAAACACCTCACGGAAGAGTCAACAGCTTATCAAGTGTTCCTCATGCCCGGGTGCCTGTGCCAGAAAGTCCTCTACCCGACTGGTTAAAAGACTTAAATAAAGAGTAAACTAAATCAAAAGAAATATAAAACAGCACTCGCAGTAATCTCTTTAAAGATGGATACACAATAAGCCGACTGTTTTATATCCATGAAAAAAATCAATTTATATGAAACCTATTCGCGAACAAATAAAGGAAAAGCCCATACTAGGTTGGGGA carries:
- the nrfH gene encoding cytochrome c nitrite reductase small subunit; amino-acid sequence: MTKKFIDFLKPPEHWKVPVLLLAGVFVGLGFYVFYVSRAHSYLSDDPKTCVNCHIMAPQYATWSHSAHREVATCNDCHVPHDNVLNTYYFKAKDGLRHASVFTMRAEPQVIFIKEEGQQVVQQNCVRCHEQLITDDKLLAHKPDVHQNIGDRFCWECHRETPHGRVNSLSSVPHARVPVPESPLPDWLKDLNKE